From a region of the Streptomyces sp. B21-083 genome:
- a CDS encoding glycoside hydrolase family 97 protein, producing MESPASPGNLSRRGILKGAAVTAGGAVLGLGSTSVARAADASITATSPDGANRITMSLVGGVLQWSVKRGGTTVLNPSALGLVLSDGTQLGAGNLSVTNYQHWTKDSTWTPVYGRDATVRDHYQEMRWNLREATSGVNFSVQLRAYDTGVALRCVLLDAGSATISDELTTWAFPAGTTVYSARDEDAYSPLAPGAIPLTGTSTTDNGNLSDLPLLVTLDSGLHATICESSRVNYPRSMVSSVTGADNTLKTYLMKKSARSSGTAQNTTTVTTPFATPWRVLVLGDEAGDLIDNAELVLNLAPPCALPATSWIKPGKVFRCELTTAAGTQGVDFAAARNLQYIEYDAGWYGPEFSTLDATTPIAAIDLPGVIDYATSHGVGVFLYVNRIALTDPDTLFALYKSWGVAGIKLGFINDGTQAMTNQIIAWAKAAAKYELLIDMHDDVRSWGYERTYPNWISLEGVRGNEQFPTATNNVLLPFARNVGGPMDYTICYGQSRDQTTNNHQLAMAAVYYQPLNFLYWYSKPSAYATTANWPGLAWFDAIPTTWDESTTVAAAVGQYVAVARRSGITWFLGAMTNEDARTLSVPLTFLDSGTSYTATIYADGTAGSTPHATPTVVSTRTVTSATTLSVTMTSAGGQAVILTPVNSVS from the coding sequence ATGGAATCTCCCGCATCACCCGGGAACCTGTCACGGCGAGGGATCCTCAAGGGAGCGGCGGTCACCGCCGGAGGAGCGGTCCTCGGCCTCGGCAGCACGTCCGTCGCCCGGGCGGCGGACGCGTCGATCACGGCGACCTCGCCGGACGGCGCGAACAGGATCACCATGTCGCTGGTCGGCGGCGTGCTCCAGTGGTCGGTGAAACGCGGCGGCACGACCGTCCTCAACCCCTCGGCGCTCGGCCTCGTGCTGAGCGACGGCACCCAACTGGGCGCGGGGAACCTGTCGGTGACCAACTACCAGCACTGGACGAAGGACAGCACCTGGACCCCGGTCTACGGTCGTGACGCGACCGTCCGCGACCACTACCAGGAGATGCGCTGGAACCTCCGGGAGGCCACCAGCGGCGTCAACTTCTCCGTCCAACTGCGCGCCTACGACACCGGTGTGGCCCTGCGCTGTGTCCTGCTCGACGCGGGCAGCGCCACCATCTCCGACGAGCTGACCACCTGGGCCTTCCCCGCCGGCACCACGGTCTACAGCGCCCGGGACGAGGACGCCTACAGCCCGCTCGCGCCGGGTGCCATCCCGCTCACCGGCACCTCCACCACCGACAACGGCAACCTCAGCGACCTGCCGCTGCTCGTCACCCTGGACAGCGGGCTGCATGCGACCATCTGCGAATCCTCACGGGTCAACTACCCCCGCTCGATGGTCAGTTCCGTCACCGGCGCCGACAACACGCTCAAGACGTACCTGATGAAGAAGTCCGCCCGTTCCTCGGGCACCGCGCAGAACACCACGACCGTCACCACGCCGTTCGCCACGCCCTGGCGGGTCCTGGTGCTCGGTGACGAGGCCGGCGACCTGATCGACAACGCCGAACTCGTCCTCAACCTCGCCCCGCCCTGCGCCCTCCCGGCCACCTCCTGGATCAAGCCGGGCAAGGTGTTCCGCTGCGAGTTGACCACTGCCGCCGGCACCCAGGGCGTGGACTTCGCCGCCGCCCGCAACCTGCAGTACATCGAGTACGACGCCGGCTGGTACGGCCCCGAGTTCAGCACCCTCGACGCCACCACCCCGATAGCCGCGATCGACCTGCCAGGCGTGATCGACTACGCCACCAGTCACGGCGTCGGCGTCTTCCTCTACGTCAACCGCATCGCCCTGACGGACCCTGACACCCTGTTCGCCCTGTACAAGAGCTGGGGCGTGGCCGGTATCAAGCTCGGCTTCATCAACGACGGCACCCAGGCCATGACCAACCAGATCATCGCCTGGGCCAAGGCCGCCGCCAAGTACGAGCTGCTCATCGACATGCACGACGACGTCCGCTCCTGGGGTTACGAGCGCACGTATCCCAACTGGATCAGCCTGGAGGGCGTCCGGGGCAACGAGCAGTTCCCGACCGCCACCAACAACGTCCTGCTGCCCTTCGCCCGTAACGTCGGCGGCCCGATGGACTACACCATCTGCTACGGCCAGTCGCGCGACCAGACCACCAACAACCACCAGCTGGCGATGGCCGCCGTCTACTACCAGCCGCTGAACTTCCTCTACTGGTACTCAAAACCGTCCGCCTACGCCACCACCGCCAACTGGCCCGGCCTCGCCTGGTTCGACGCCATCCCCACCACCTGGGACGAGAGCACCACGGTGGCGGCGGCCGTCGGCCAGTACGTCGCGGTGGCCCGCCGCAGCGGCATCACCTGGTTCCTCGGAGCGATGACCAATGAGGACGCGCGCACCCTGTCGGTCCCGCTGACCTTCCTCGACAGCGGCACGTCCTACACGGCCACGATCTACGCCGACGGCACGGCGGGCAGCACCCCGCACGCGACCCCCACCGTCGTCAGCACCCGGACGGTCACCTCCGCCACCACCCTCAGCGTGACCATGACCAGCGCGGGCGGCCAGGCGGTGATCCTGACGCCGGTGAACTCGGTGAGCTGA
- a CDS encoding FMN-binding protein, producing MHTLRKNRPLRRIVLASAATVSGMVLLLSLKPHTTPSVAGLASAPAPSSSSSSSSTSGAGSTGSATGTRTLTGDTVQTRWGPVQVRVTVTDGKLTAVTAVTYPQENPRDQEISSYAIPQLTREALTAQSADIDTVSGATYTSDGYRQSLQSALDSANG from the coding sequence TTGCACACGTTGAGGAAGAACCGCCCGCTGCGCCGCATCGTGCTGGCGAGCGCCGCGACCGTCTCCGGCATGGTGCTGCTGCTGTCGCTGAAGCCGCACACGACGCCCTCTGTCGCCGGGCTCGCGTCCGCTCCCGCGCCGTCGAGCAGTTCGAGCAGTTCCAGCACGTCGGGGGCCGGGTCGACCGGGTCGGCCACCGGCACCCGGACCCTCACCGGCGATACCGTCCAGACCCGCTGGGGTCCCGTCCAGGTCCGGGTCACGGTGACGGACGGGAAGCTCACCGCCGTCACCGCGGTCACCTACCCGCAGGAGAACCCACGGGACCAGGAGATCAGCTCGTACGCCATCCCGCAGTTGACCAGGGAGGCGCTCACCGCCCAGAGCGCCGACATCGACACCGTCTCCGGGGCCACGTACACCAGCGACGGATACAGGCAGTCGCTCCAGTCGGCGCTGGACTCCGCGAACGGCTGA
- a CDS encoding RICIN domain-containing protein yields MLQGTSTGRSGSPWRTVAVLLLSLLTGVASLLIPASAAQAATGVTFTTGAARTDTSGNALQLHGMGIIKVGDTWYGFGENKTGETSTDTSFRAIACYSSTDLANWTYRGDALSLQSSGDLGPSRVVERPKVIYNAGTQKYVMYVHIDSSNYSEAKVGVATSSTPCGAYDYRGSSRPLGQLSRDIGLFQDTDGTAYLLSEDRNNGLRVDLLSGDYLTPVSTVAILGSGGGANSFESPAMVKANGIYYLLASHLTGWSLNDNVYSTATSVSGTWAPMRDFAAPGTKTYGSQTANIITVAGTSGTTYIYAGDRWNASDLGASQIIWLPLTISGTTVNLGQYPTWSLDVQAGTWTPNSGVPSAAAHTLTNSGSSMLLDVTGASTATNANIIQATGTGGSDQRWNLTKVSANIYTLKNVNSGLCLDVPSKSTAENRQLIQWTCNGGTNQQFFFDLVGSYTGSVYMLVAVHSGLNLGVLSNATTTGAAVVQLTGTGATSQKWTVG; encoded by the coding sequence ATGTTGCAAGGAACGTCCACCGGCCGGAGCGGCAGCCCATGGCGGACCGTCGCCGTCCTGCTCCTGTCCCTTCTGACAGGTGTCGCCTCGCTCCTGATACCCGCCTCGGCCGCCCAGGCCGCCACCGGCGTGACCTTCACGACCGGCGCGGCGCGGACCGACACCAGCGGCAACGCCCTGCAGCTGCACGGCATGGGCATCATCAAGGTCGGTGACACCTGGTACGGCTTCGGTGAGAACAAGACGGGCGAGACGTCGACCGACACGTCCTTCCGGGCCATCGCCTGCTACAGCTCGACCGACCTGGCGAACTGGACGTACCGGGGCGACGCGCTGTCCCTGCAGAGCAGCGGTGACCTCGGGCCGTCCCGGGTGGTCGAGCGGCCGAAGGTGATCTACAACGCCGGCACCCAGAAGTACGTCATGTACGTGCACATCGACAGCTCCAACTACTCCGAGGCCAAGGTCGGTGTCGCCACCAGCAGCACGCCCTGCGGCGCCTATGACTACCGGGGCAGCTCGCGCCCGCTGGGCCAACTGAGCCGCGACATCGGTCTGTTCCAGGACACCGACGGCACCGCCTACCTTTTGTCGGAGGACCGCAACAACGGGCTGCGCGTCGACCTGCTCTCCGGCGACTACCTCACCCCGGTGAGCACGGTCGCCATCCTGGGCAGCGGCGGCGGCGCCAACAGCTTCGAGTCACCCGCGATGGTCAAGGCCAACGGGATCTACTACCTGCTCGCCTCGCACCTGACCGGCTGGAGCCTCAACGACAACGTCTACTCCACCGCCACCTCCGTCAGCGGCACCTGGGCGCCGATGCGCGACTTCGCCGCCCCGGGCACCAAGACGTACGGCAGCCAGACGGCCAACATCATCACGGTGGCCGGCACCTCCGGTACGACGTACATCTACGCCGGTGACCGCTGGAACGCCTCCGACCTCGGCGCGTCCCAGATCATCTGGTTGCCGCTGACCATCAGTGGTACGACGGTCAACCTCGGCCAGTATCCGACCTGGTCACTGGACGTCCAGGCGGGCACCTGGACGCCGAACAGCGGCGTACCGAGCGCGGCGGCCCACACCCTGACGAACTCGGGCAGCTCTATGCTCCTCGATGTCACCGGCGCCTCCACCGCCACCAACGCCAACATCATCCAGGCGACCGGCACGGGCGGTTCGGACCAGCGGTGGAACCTCACCAAGGTGTCGGCCAACATCTACACGCTCAAGAACGTCAACAGCGGGCTCTGCCTGGACGTGCCCAGCAAGTCGACCGCCGAGAACCGCCAGCTCATCCAGTGGACCTGCAACGGCGGCACCAACCAGCAGTTCTTCTTCGACCTGGTCGGCAGCTACACGGGCAGCGTCTACATGCTGGTGGCCGTGCACAGCGGGCTGAACCTCGGCGTGCTGAGCAACGCGACGACGACCGGAGCGGCGGTCGTCCAGCTGACGGGCACGGGCGCGACGAGCCAGAAGTGGACCGTCGGCTGA
- a CDS encoding IclR family transcriptional regulator domain-containing protein, with translation MPRTGTGPDFIEALARGLDVITAFAPRRPVMSLSELAAATGLARPTVRRILLTLEELGFVRASDRGFALTPRVLDLGAAYVGSLGLWDVARPHMERLVERTRESCSVAQLDGSDIVYVARVAVPKIVTLSVQIGTRFPALQTSLGKVLLAALEPEQLEKTLAEPTRSGLTALWRPGREERDEVLREVRARGWALADEDLALGIRSVAAPLRDGGGRVIAAVNVNAHAAETSVEKLREEHLPLLLQTAGDISCDFARLATLPQSVAPSRP, from the coding sequence ATGCCGCGTACCGGTACCGGGCCCGACTTCATCGAAGCGTTGGCCCGGGGGCTCGACGTGATCACCGCGTTCGCGCCGCGGCGCCCGGTGATGTCCCTCTCGGAGCTGGCGGCGGCGACCGGCCTGGCCCGTCCGACGGTACGGCGGATCCTGCTGACCCTCGAAGAGCTCGGGTTCGTCCGCGCCTCGGACAGGGGCTTCGCGCTCACCCCGCGCGTGCTCGACCTGGGCGCCGCGTACGTCGGCTCACTGGGCCTGTGGGATGTCGCCCGGCCGCACATGGAGCGCCTGGTGGAACGGACGCGCGAGTCCTGCTCGGTCGCGCAGCTCGACGGCAGCGACATCGTGTACGTCGCGCGGGTGGCCGTGCCGAAGATCGTGACGCTGTCCGTGCAGATCGGCACGAGGTTCCCGGCGCTGCAGACCTCCCTGGGCAAGGTGCTGCTGGCGGCGCTGGAGCCGGAGCAGTTGGAGAAGACGCTGGCGGAGCCGACCCGCTCCGGGCTCACCGCGCTGTGGCGGCCCGGCAGGGAGGAGCGGGACGAGGTTCTGCGCGAGGTGCGGGCCCGCGGCTGGGCGCTGGCCGACGAGGATCTGGCGCTGGGTATCCGCTCGGTCGCGGCGCCCCTGCGTGACGGCGGGGGCCGGGTGATCGCGGCCGTCAACGTCAACGCCCATGCCGCCGAGACCTCGGTGGAGAAACTCCGGGAGGAGCATCTTCCGCTCCTGCTCCAGACGGCGGGCGACATCAGCTGCGACTTCGCCCGCCTCGCCACCCTCCCGCAGTCGGTGGCCCCGTCCCGCCCCTGA
- a CDS encoding ferredoxin reductase family protein — MTTAYAQRRVAPAPPAPRRSPAGPVLAALWAGAAAVIALWWYDTGSVVGATGWLTGAGRIAGLLCGYACAVLVGLMARVPLLERRIGADRVTRWHAMAGRYTICLLLAHITLILLGYAAQDGSSFLDEALTVVLDYPEMLKATAGTVILFAVGIVSARAVRRRVSHEFWYYLHLLTYAALFLTFGHQLALGSDFTGNGPAQAAWYALYLGVSALVGWFRILAPVRLNLRHRLRVDSVHQEAPGVYSVVIGGRRLHEMGVRPGQFLRWRFLTDGMRWTSTPYSLSAPPRPDLLRITVKALGDHSAAVPLLRPGTRVWAEGPYGALTADRQTTHRSLLIAGGVGVTPLRALFETLPGDVTLLYRARTNEDLALGGELEAVARWRGAKVLYALNGPDGRRPDLTADALRAAVPDLDSHDVYLCGPHGFTQDLYGELRGAGVPDRRIHHESFEL; from the coding sequence ATGACGACGGCGTACGCGCAACGAAGGGTCGCTCCCGCGCCTCCGGCGCCACGGCGGTCCCCGGCCGGTCCCGTGCTCGCCGCCTTGTGGGCCGGGGCCGCCGCCGTGATCGCCCTGTGGTGGTACGACACCGGGTCGGTCGTGGGCGCCACGGGCTGGCTGACGGGCGCCGGGCGGATCGCGGGACTGCTGTGCGGGTACGCCTGTGCCGTCCTCGTCGGTCTGATGGCCCGCGTCCCGCTCCTGGAGCGGCGGATCGGGGCGGACCGGGTGACGCGCTGGCACGCGATGGCGGGCCGGTACACGATCTGCCTGCTGCTCGCCCACATCACCCTGATCCTCCTCGGGTACGCCGCCCAGGACGGCTCCTCGTTCCTGGACGAGGCGCTCACCGTGGTCCTGGACTACCCGGAGATGCTCAAGGCCACCGCCGGCACCGTCATCCTGTTCGCGGTCGGCATCGTCTCCGCCCGCGCGGTGCGCCGTCGCGTCAGCCACGAGTTCTGGTACTACCTCCACCTGCTCACGTACGCCGCCCTCTTCCTCACCTTCGGCCACCAGCTCGCCCTGGGCTCCGACTTCACCGGCAACGGGCCGGCCCAGGCCGCCTGGTACGCGCTCTACCTGGGCGTTTCCGCCCTGGTGGGCTGGTTCAGGATCCTCGCCCCGGTACGGCTCAACCTGCGTCACCGGCTTCGGGTCGACTCCGTGCACCAGGAGGCGCCGGGCGTGTACTCCGTCGTCATCGGCGGCCGGCGGCTGCACGAGATGGGCGTACGGCCGGGGCAGTTCCTGCGCTGGCGGTTCCTCACCGACGGCATGCGCTGGACGTCCACGCCGTACTCCCTGTCGGCGCCGCCGCGACCGGACCTGCTGCGCATCACCGTCAAGGCGCTCGGCGACCACAGCGCCGCCGTCCCGCTGCTGCGGCCGGGCACGCGGGTGTGGGCGGAGGGCCCGTACGGGGCGCTGACCGCCGACCGGCAGACCACGCACAGGTCCCTGCTGATCGCGGGCGGAGTCGGCGTCACCCCGCTGCGGGCCCTGTTCGAGACGCTGCCCGGCGACGTCACCCTCCTCTACCGCGCCCGCACGAACGAGGATCTCGCCCTGGGCGGTGAGCTGGAGGCCGTCGCGCGATGGCGCGGAGCGAAGGTGCTCTACGCGCTCAACGGCCCGGACGGCAGGCGCCCCGACCTCACCGCCGACGCGCTGCGCGCCGCCGTGCCCGACCTCGACTCCCACGACGTGTACCTGTGCGGCCCGCACGGGTTCACGCAGGACCTGTACGGGGAGCTGCGCGGCGCCGGGGTCCCTGACCGCCGTATCCACCACGAGTCCTTCGAGCTGTGA
- a CDS encoding VOC family protein — MTQASPAPSAASSAAALPSRLHHNAYVTRDQEATRAFYEDIVGLPLVATWKESDELFGAVRTYCHTFYGLGDGSALAFFQFADPEDQKQFGPEMPHSPFQHIALKVTEDVQNAITERLEKAGWRPDETYVLEHGYCRSLYTSDPNGLLLEFTLDAPGIETSDAERRRTARAELASWLAGEHTTNNTYR; from the coding sequence ATGACCCAGGCTTCCCCCGCACCCTCAGCCGCGTCCAGCGCCGCGGCCCTGCCGTCCCGGCTGCATCACAACGCGTACGTCACCCGCGACCAGGAGGCCACCCGGGCCTTCTACGAGGACATCGTCGGTCTGCCCCTCGTCGCCACCTGGAAGGAGTCCGACGAACTCTTCGGCGCGGTACGCACGTACTGCCACACCTTCTACGGCCTCGGCGACGGCAGCGCCCTCGCCTTCTTCCAGTTCGCCGACCCCGAGGACCAGAAGCAGTTCGGCCCCGAGATGCCGCACTCGCCGTTCCAGCACATCGCCCTCAAGGTCACCGAGGACGTGCAGAACGCGATCACCGAACGGCTGGAGAAGGCGGGCTGGCGGCCCGACGAGACCTACGTCCTGGAACACGGCTACTGCCGCTCCCTCTACACCAGCGACCCCAACGGTCTGCTCCTCGAATTCACCCTCGACGCGCCCGGCATCGAGACGAGCGACGCCGAACGCCGACGCACCGCCCGCGCCGAACTCGCCTCCTGGCTCGCCGGCGAGCACACCACCAACAACACCTACCGCTGA